In the genome of Lysobacter sp. 5GHs7-4, the window CCGCCCCACGCCATCCGGCCGAGCATTCCGATCTCGGTCGTCGCCTCCGAGGTCCGCGCATGAGCCCGCCCGATCCCATCACCGCCGCCGAATCGCCGCGCGCGCTGGCCGATCTCAACCGTTGGCTGGAACGCCTGAGCGCGCAGGACCGTATCGCCTGGGCGCTGGAGAACACCGCCGGCGAGCACGCGCTGTCGTCCAGCTTCGGCGCGCAGGCCGCGGTCAGCCTGCACATGGTCACGCGGCAGGCGCCGAAGATTCCGGTGATCCTGATCGACACCGGTTATCTGTTCCCGGAGACCTACCGCTTCGTCGACGACATGAGCAGCCGCCTGGACCTGAACCTCAAGGTCTATCGGCCGCAGATCGGCATTGCCTGGATGGAAGCGCGCATGGGCAAGATCTGGGAACAGGGCGTGGACGGCATCGAGCGCTACAACCGCCTGCGCAAGGTCGAGCCGATGCAGCGCGCCTTGAACGAGTTGGGCGTGCGCACCTGGATCGCCGGCCTGCGCCGCAGCCAGTCCAGCAGCCGCGCCAACCTCGACTTCCTCAGCCTGCGCGACGGCCGCTGGAAACTGCACCCGCTGGCCGACTGGAGCGACCGCGACGTCTGGCAGTACCTGCAGCAGCACGACCTGCCCTACCACCCGCTGTGGCACGACGGCTACGTGTCGATCGGCGACGTGCACACCACCAGCAAGCTGGAGGCCGGCATGCGCGAGGAGGACACGCGGTTCTTCGGGCTCAAGCGCGAGTGCGGGCTGCACTTCGACGATGAGGGGACGACGGAGCAGGCGGCTTGAGGATTGCGCGCTAGAAGCAAATCCCCCCTAGCCCCCTTCTACAAAGGGGGAACGGTAGTTTCGTGCGGACCTGCCGTTGTCGCTGATTTGCGCGCGCTCGCCAGTGGCGATAGAGCCCAGATCTTGCGCCTGCAGTTCCCCCCTTTGAAAAGGGGGCTAGGGGGGATTTGCTTTTCAGAGACTCAGACGCCAACGAAACCGCGCTGCGCGGTCGAACGCCCTCTCCTCAAGCCACGCTCTTACCCCGCACCAACTCGTCCCAGCTGGGCGCGCGCGGCCACTGCGCCTCGAGATTGCCCTCGAGCACGCGCCGCAAATCGCGGCGGTCGATCTGCGGCGCCAGGCCGTGCAGCAGTTCCAGCGCGTAGTCGCGCAGCACGCGCGCGCGCGGGATCACCGCCCAGGTCACGCATTCGGGCAGCGCATCGGGCGCGGTCAGCGCCTTGAGGTCTTCGTCGCGCCCGGTCACGGCCATCTCGGCCAGCACGCCCACGCCGAGGCCGGCGCGCACGTAGGTCTTGATCAGGTCGGCGTCGCGCGCGGTCATCGCCAGTTGCGGTTCGGCGCCGCCGGCGGCGAAGGCGCGCCGCAGCGAGGATTCCGGACGCGTCGAGGATTCGTAGCTGATCAACGGGTGCGCGGCCAGTTCGCTGAGCGTGGGCGCGCGCTTGAGCGCGGCCAGCGCATGCGTGCTGGGCACCAGCACCACGCGCCGCCAGCGGAACAGCGGCACCGCCAACCCGCCCTCGGGCGCGGCGCCGGCGGTGCTGATCACCGCCAGGTCGGCATTGCCGTGCGACAGATGCTCCAGCACCTCGCCGTCGGCGGCGGCCTGCAAGTGCACGCTGACCTGCGGGAAGCCGCGCTTCACGTTCGCGATCACCGGCGGCAGCACATAACGCGCCTGGGTGTGCGTGGTGGCCAGGACCAGGCGGCCGGCGTGCTGGCCGCGCTCGTTGGCGGCGTAGGCGCGGATGTTGCCGGCCTCGTCGAGGATGCGGCGCGCATGCGCGAGCACGCGCTCGCCGGCCGGCGCGATCGCTTCCAGGCTGCGGCCCTTGCGCACGAACAACTGGAAGCCCAGCTCGTCCTCCAACTGCTTGAGCTGCTTGGACAAGCCGGGCTGGGTCGCGTGCACGCGCTCGGCGGCCAAGGTGATGTTGAGGCCCGAGTCGGCGATGGCGACCAGGTAGCGCAGTTGGGTCAGGGTCATAACGGCGGGATCCGAAGCGGGGAGACGGAGGAACGGCGGCAGGCGGCGGCGCGGCAACACCCGGGCATCCGACACGGCATCGCGTTCACATTCATCTCTTTATTCGGATAGAAGGATTTATAGATTAAGCCGGCCCCGGGCCGCTGTCCAGTAGTGTCCGCCCGCCGGCGCAGCCGCGCTCATGCCGTTAGGGCATGGGCACAGGCGGGGGCGTCATTTCCCCCGCCGCGCGGGGATTTGTAGGTTCGCCCCATCGTCTTCAGGCCCAACGCGCCCCGCCTTTCGTATGAGTACCGGTCTTTTTCCCCTGTTCGCCGCTCTGCGCGGCCGTGCCGTTCTCGTGGTGGGCGGCGGCGCGGTCGCGCAGCGCAAGGTCGAGGCCTTGCTGGACGCCGGGGCGCAGGTGCGCGTCGGCGCGCCCGCGCTGCAGGCTTCGCTGGTGCAGCTGGCCGAACAGGGCCGCATCCGCCACCTGCCCGGCGAGTTCGTCGAGCAGTGGCTGGACGAGGTCTGGCTGGCGATCGCCGCCACCGACGACGTCGCGGTCAACCGCGCGGTCGCCGCGGCCGGCGAGGCGCGCCGGCTCTGGGTCAACGTGGTCGACGACGCCGAAGCCTCCAGCTTCCACGTGCCGGCGCGGATCGAACGCGGGCCCTTGCAGATCGCGATCTCCAGCGGCGGCGGCGCGCCGATGCTGGCGCGGCATCTGCGCGAGCGCCTGGAAACTCAGCTCGATCCGTCCATGGCCGACCTGGCCGAACTGCTGGGCCGCGAACGCCTACGCATCCGCGCGCGCTATCCGGACCTGGGCGCGCGCCGGCGTTTCTTCGACGGCCTGCTCGACGGCCCGCTGCAGGGCCTGTTGCGCCAGCGCCGCCATCGCGCGGCGCAGCGCGCATTCGACGACGCCCTGGACGCGCGCGAACCGCGTGCGCGGCGCGGCGCGGTGGTGCTGGTCGGCGCCGGCCCTGGCGATCCGGGCCTGCTGACCCTGCGCGGCCTGCGCGCGCTCAACGAAGCCGACGTGATCCTGCACGACCGCCTGGTCAGTGCCGAAGTACTGCAACTGGCGCGACGCGACGCCGAGCGCATCGAGGTCGGCAAGCAAGCCGGCGATCACCACACCACCCAGGACCGCATCCACGAGCTGATGCTCGCGCACGCGCGCGCCGGCAAGCGCGTGGTCCGGCTCAAGGGCGGCGATCCGTTCGTGTTCGGGCGCGGCGGCGAGGAAATCGAAGTGCTGCGCGCGCACGGCATCGACTACGAGGTGGTGCCCGGCATCACCGCCGCGCTGGCCTGCGCCGCCTATGCCGGCGTGCCGCTCACCCATCGCGAGCATGCGCAGGCGGTGCGGCTGGTGACCGCGCACTGCAAGGATTCGGAAGACGCGCTGGACTGGGCCGCGCTGGCGCAGGAGCGCCAGACCCTGGCGGTGTACATGGGTGTGGCCGGACTGGACCGCTTGCGCGACCGCCTCATCGCGCACGGGCGCGCGCCAAGCACGCCGTTCGCGCTGATCGAAAACGGCTCGCGCGCCAACCAACGCACCGTGGTCGGCACCCTGGCCGAACTGCCCGATGCCGCGCTCGCGCACGGCGTGCGTTCGCCGGCGCTGCTGATCGTCGGCGAGGTCGCGGGCCTGGCCGAACGCCTGCATTGGTACGGCGCGGCGCCGCTGCGCTACGCGCCGGCGCTGGCCGAAGCGGCCTGACACACACACTCCCACCCTCTTCTGCGGATCGGCCATGGCCCTCTACGACAGCATCCTCGACACCATCGGCAACACCCCCATCGTCAAACTGCACCGGATCGCACCGGCGCACGTATCGCTGTACGCCAAGGTCGAATCCTTCAACCCCGGCGGCTCGGTCAAGGACCGTCTGGCGCTGGCGATCGTGCTGGACGCCGAGCGCAGCGGCGCGCTCAAGCCGGGTCAGACCATCGTCGAGGCGACGTCCGGCAACACCGGCATCGCGCTGGCGATGGTCGCCGCCGCGCGCGGTTATCCGTTCGTGGCGGTGATGACCGAAACCTTCTCGGTCGAACGCCGCAAGCTGATGCGCGCCTACGGCGCCAAGGTGATCCTGACGCCGGCCGCCGAGCGCGGCAGCGGGATGGTGCGCAAGGCCGCCGAACTGGCGGCCAAACATGGCTGGTTCCTGGCGCGCCAGTTCGAGAATCCGGCCAATCCGGCCTATCACCGCAGCACCACCGGGCCGGAGATCCTGCGCGATTTCGCCGGCAAGCGGCTGGATTACTTCGTGACCGGCTGGGGCACCGGCGGCACGCTCAGCGGCGCCGGCCAGGTGCTCAAGCTGGCGCGCCCCGATCTGAAGATCGTCGCGTCCGAGCCCGCCGGCGCCTCGCTGCTCAGCGGCAAGGACTGGCAGCCGCACAAAATCCAGGGCTGGACCCCGGACTTCGTGCCGGCCGTACTGGACCGCGGCGTCGCCGACGAGGTGCGCCCGGTCGACGACGTGCTCGCACGCGACACCGCGCGCCGCCTCGCCGCCGAGGAAGGCGTGTTCGTCGGCATCTCCGCCGGCGCCACCGTCGCCGCCGCGCTACAGGTCGCCGAGCAGGCGCCGCCCGGCAGCGTGCTGCTGGCGATGCTGCCCGACACCGGCGAGCGCTACCTGTCGACCTTCCTGTTCGAAGGCGTCGCGGAAGGTTCCGACGAGGAGTGGCTGGCGACACTGGAGCAGGACGACACGGTCGCCGCCTGACGGGGCCGGTGCGGGGCCGACGCGAGTCGGCTCGTACTGGAGCAAGATCAAAATGGGTTCCGGCTTTCGCCGGAATGACGGACGAAGGGGTTCCGGCTTTCGCCGGAATGACGGGCGATGGGGGTTTCGGCGCGAGCTTTGGCTTGTGCTGGAACCACGAATCGGAAAACCGATCTCCTCCACTGCGTCATTCCGGCGAAAGCCGGAACCCATTTTGCTTCAGCGCCTCTCTGCCGGCGTCCAGCTTAAGCACCGCCGGCCAGCGGCGCGTGTCCCTGCCCCACCCAGCCATTCACCC includes:
- a CDS encoding LysR family transcriptional regulator gives rise to the protein MTLTQLRYLVAIADSGLNITLAAERVHATQPGLSKQLKQLEDELGFQLFVRKGRSLEAIAPAGERVLAHARRILDEAGNIRAYAANERGQHAGRLVLATTHTQARYVLPPVIANVKRGFPQVSVHLQAAADGEVLEHLSHGNADLAVISTAGAAPEGGLAVPLFRWRRVVLVPSTHALAALKRAPTLSELAAHPLISYESSTRPESSLRRAFAAGGAEPQLAMTARDADLIKTYVRAGLGVGVLAEMAVTGRDEDLKALTAPDALPECVTWAVIPRARVLRDYALELLHGLAPQIDRRDLRRVLEGNLEAQWPRAPSWDELVRGKSVA
- a CDS encoding phosphoadenylyl-sulfate reductase, with product MSPPDPITAAESPRALADLNRWLERLSAQDRIAWALENTAGEHALSSSFGAQAAVSLHMVTRQAPKIPVILIDTGYLFPETYRFVDDMSSRLDLNLKVYRPQIGIAWMEARMGKIWEQGVDGIERYNRLRKVEPMQRALNELGVRTWIAGLRRSQSSSRANLDFLSLRDGRWKLHPLADWSDRDVWQYLQQHDLPYHPLWHDGYVSIGDVHTTSKLEAGMREEDTRFFGLKRECGLHFDDEGTTEQAA
- the cysG gene encoding siroheme synthase CysG; the protein is MSTGLFPLFAALRGRAVLVVGGGAVAQRKVEALLDAGAQVRVGAPALQASLVQLAEQGRIRHLPGEFVEQWLDEVWLAIAATDDVAVNRAVAAAGEARRLWVNVVDDAEASSFHVPARIERGPLQIAISSGGGAPMLARHLRERLETQLDPSMADLAELLGRERLRIRARYPDLGARRRFFDGLLDGPLQGLLRQRRHRAAQRAFDDALDAREPRARRGAVVLVGAGPGDPGLLTLRGLRALNEADVILHDRLVSAEVLQLARRDAERIEVGKQAGDHHTTQDRIHELMLAHARAGKRVVRLKGGDPFVFGRGGEEIEVLRAHGIDYEVVPGITAALACAAYAGVPLTHREHAQAVRLVTAHCKDSEDALDWAALAQERQTLAVYMGVAGLDRLRDRLIAHGRAPSTPFALIENGSRANQRTVVGTLAELPDAALAHGVRSPALLIVGEVAGLAERLHWYGAAPLRYAPALAEAA
- the cysK gene encoding cysteine synthase A, whose product is MALYDSILDTIGNTPIVKLHRIAPAHVSLYAKVESFNPGGSVKDRLALAIVLDAERSGALKPGQTIVEATSGNTGIALAMVAAARGYPFVAVMTETFSVERRKLMRAYGAKVILTPAAERGSGMVRKAAELAAKHGWFLARQFENPANPAYHRSTTGPEILRDFAGKRLDYFVTGWGTGGTLSGAGQVLKLARPDLKIVASEPAGASLLSGKDWQPHKIQGWTPDFVPAVLDRGVADEVRPVDDVLARDTARRLAAEEGVFVGISAGATVAAALQVAEQAPPGSVLLAMLPDTGERYLSTFLFEGVAEGSDEEWLATLEQDDTVAA